The following are encoded together in the Arcticibacterium luteifluviistationis genome:
- a CDS encoding PhoH family protein, translating into MTEIIIELEGVSLIDFLGVQNKNIKEVAKFFPTCKIISRGNEIHLKGPSKEVTKLESFVNDLQAHYQKYGTLSPDVVKNYLENEKEIKESLSLPDDVIVHGNKGLVVKAKTTNQKKLVQASYKHDIVFAVGPAGTGKTYTAVALAVKALKEKQIKKIIITRPAVEAGENLGFLPGDLKEKIDPYLMPIYDALNDMLHAEKMKDYVERKVIEIAPLAYMRGRTLNDAFIILDEAQNTTTMQLKMFLTRMGPKSKIVITGDITQIDLPPRQKSGLADAIQKLNKIKGIKFIELDGRDVVRHPLVVDILKAYDEADK; encoded by the coding sequence TTGACGGAAATAATTATAGAATTAGAAGGGGTTTCATTAATCGATTTTTTAGGTGTTCAGAATAAAAACATCAAAGAAGTAGCTAAGTTCTTCCCAACTTGTAAGATAATCTCTCGAGGAAACGAAATTCACCTTAAAGGCCCCAGCAAAGAGGTGACTAAGCTAGAAAGCTTTGTTAATGACTTACAAGCTCATTATCAAAAATATGGAACCCTATCTCCAGATGTGGTCAAAAACTATCTGGAGAATGAGAAAGAGATTAAAGAGAGCCTTTCTTTACCAGATGATGTCATAGTTCACGGTAACAAAGGCTTGGTAGTAAAGGCCAAAACTACGAATCAAAAGAAGCTTGTTCAGGCGAGCTATAAACATGATATAGTTTTTGCGGTGGGACCAGCAGGTACAGGTAAAACTTATACGGCGGTAGCTCTTGCCGTTAAGGCATTGAAAGAAAAGCAGATAAAAAAGATTATTATCACGAGACCAGCGGTTGAAGCAGGAGAAAACCTTGGTTTTCTTCCTGGCGACTTGAAAGAGAAGATTGACCCATATCTGATGCCCATTTATGATGCATTAAATGATATGCTTCATGCTGAAAAAATGAAAGACTACGTGGAAAGGAAAGTTATTGAGATAGCACCTTTGGCATATATGCGAGGCAGAACCCTGAATGATGCTTTTATTATTTTGGACGAAGCCCAAAATACCACAACCATGCAGTTAAAAATGTTTTTGACCAGAATGGGACCAAAGTCGAAAATTGTTATAACTGGTGATATTACGCAGATAGATTTACCGCCTAGGCAAAAATCAGGTTTAGCAGATGCGATACAAAAATTAAATAAAATCAAAGGAATTAAGTTTATAGAGTTAGACGGACGAGACGTAGTTCGCCATCCATTGGTTGTAGATATACTAAAAGCTTATGATGAGGCTGATAAATAG
- the dnaB gene encoding replicative DNA helicase, translating into MNLNQTLVRPNITSLSGENGKILPYSTEMEAAVLGAILIDKDALGKIKDLIKPKSFYSESHRIIYSAMMSMYESSELIDLMTITRFLRTKNSIREVGGTKYLAELMGRVNSAANIEYHALITSQLSIKREMITASEKLMKDAFEESNDIFSVLDSTEQYFFEISEQSIKKNYQNAGEIMRATLEELEHKKLNNEDGITGVPSGFKDLDDLTGGWQKTELTIIAARPGMGKTAFVVSAMRNAAVDHNSAVAIFSLEMGATQLMLRMISAEVEIESKKLRKGVLEPHEWQQLHTRLDKLSAAPIFIDDTPALSVLELRAKCRRLKAQHNIQMVIIDYLQLMSGDDGSGVNTNREQEIATISRSLKNLSKELDVPVIALSQLSRAVETRGGDKRPQLSDLRESGSIEQDADMVMFLYRPEYYKITEDESGNSTEGLGELIIAKNRAGTLKSIMLQFHGAFTKFTDVGSGMGGNLTDYGKITLPGGAGDTSHFDSWSPPTMLSKANDLSKDDDLKKVDPNDEVPF; encoded by the coding sequence ATGAATCTAAATCAAACACTTGTAAGACCTAATATCACTTCACTTTCTGGAGAGAATGGAAAAATATTGCCATATTCCACTGAAATGGAAGCTGCAGTTTTAGGGGCTATTTTGATTGATAAAGATGCCTTAGGCAAAATCAAAGATTTAATTAAGCCAAAGTCTTTCTATTCGGAGTCTCATCGAATTATATATTCTGCCATGATGAGCATGTATGAGTCGTCAGAACTAATTGATTTGATGACCATTACAAGGTTCTTGAGAACCAAGAACTCCATTAGAGAAGTGGGAGGAACGAAGTACCTCGCTGAGCTAATGGGGCGAGTGAATTCTGCAGCAAATATTGAGTATCATGCCTTAATTACTTCCCAGCTAAGCATTAAGAGGGAAATGATTACGGCCTCGGAAAAGCTAATGAAAGATGCTTTTGAAGAGTCTAACGATATCTTTAGTGTTTTGGATAGCACGGAACAGTATTTCTTTGAGATTTCGGAGCAAAGCATTAAAAAGAATTACCAGAATGCTGGTGAAATAATGCGTGCAACTTTAGAAGAATTAGAACACAAAAAACTCAATAATGAGGATGGCATAACGGGTGTTCCTAGTGGTTTTAAAGATTTGGACGACTTAACCGGTGGATGGCAAAAAACAGAATTGACCATTATTGCGGCTAGGCCTGGTATGGGAAAGACGGCTTTTGTAGTATCTGCTATGAGAAATGCTGCTGTTGACCACAACTCTGCCGTAGCTATTTTTTCCTTAGAGATGGGGGCAACACAGTTAATGCTTCGTATGATTTCTGCTGAAGTGGAGATTGAAAGTAAAAAATTACGTAAGGGTGTTTTAGAGCCTCATGAGTGGCAACAGCTTCACACCCGTTTAGATAAATTATCTGCAGCTCCTATTTTTATTGATGATACACCGGCACTTTCGGTGCTTGAATTAAGAGCGAAATGTCGCCGTTTGAAGGCTCAGCATAATATTCAGATGGTGATTATAGATTATTTGCAATTAATGAGTGGTGATGATGGCTCAGGTGTAAATACTAATAGAGAGCAGGAGATTGCGACGATTTCTAGGTCTTTAAAGAATCTTTCGAAAGAGCTTGATGTGCCTGTAATTGCTCTATCTCAGTTATCGAGAGCGGTAGAAACGCGTGGTGGAGATAAAAGACCACAACTATCCGATTTGAGAGAGTCTGGGTCTATTGAGCAGGATGCTGACATGGTTATGTTCCTTTATAGACCTGAATATTATAAGATTACGGAAGATGAAAGTGGTAACTCTACAGAAGGTCTTGGTGAACTTATAATTGCCAAAAACCGTGCGGGTACCTTAAAGTCTATCATGCTACAGTTTCATGGTGCTTTTACCAAGTTTACCGATGTAGGCTCAGGAATGGGAGGAAATTTGACCGATTACGGTAAAATAACACTACCTGGCGGTGCGGGAGATACAAGCCACTTTGACAGTTGGTCGCCGCCGACCATGCTTAGTAAGGCCAATGATCTTTCTAAAGATGATGACTTAAAGAAAGTAGACCCCAACGATGAGGTCCCTTTCTAA
- the rlmD gene encoding 23S rRNA (uracil(1939)-C(5))-methyltransferase RlmD, whose amino-acid sequence MARRKTRKVIDEIEVLDFAAEGKCLTKLDGEVIFITTPNVAPGDIVKLQINRKRKSFSEAIVLERIKDSEDRVEPFCSHFGVCGGCKWQHISYPDQLAQKEKQVKDQLVRLGKIDISNMKPILASNKTQFYRNKLEFTFSSTRWLTADEISSSNDLGDRNALGFHIPKRFDKVLPIDTCYLQDDPSNDIRRFFDEYARNSNEAFYNHVRHEGFFRTLMIRTSSTGDVMVVVQFAKDDKELIEACLSAFVEKFPDITSVNYFINQKKNDSYQDLESFFFSGKPYIEEEMEGLRFRIGVKSFYQTNSEQAYELYKAARELAEIGKDDVVYDLYTGTGTIANFVAHQAKKVVGVEYVEDAIKDAKINSEVNGIENTAFYAGNMKDVLNDAFVEKEGLPSVIITDPPRAGMDKEVIDTLLRIAADRIVYVSCNASTQARDVALLLEKYDVQEIQPVDMFPHTHHVENIVKLKLR is encoded by the coding sequence ATGGCAAGAAGAAAAACAAGAAAAGTCATTGACGAAATTGAAGTGCTAGATTTTGCGGCAGAAGGAAAATGCCTCACAAAACTAGACGGAGAAGTTATATTTATCACTACGCCAAATGTAGCTCCTGGAGACATTGTCAAACTCCAAATTAACAGAAAACGTAAAAGCTTTTCAGAAGCAATCGTTTTGGAGAGAATTAAAGACTCAGAAGATAGGGTAGAACCCTTCTGTAGTCACTTTGGTGTATGTGGTGGCTGTAAATGGCAACACATTTCTTATCCAGACCAATTAGCTCAAAAAGAAAAACAAGTCAAAGACCAACTGGTTAGACTTGGAAAAATAGACATTAGCAACATGAAGCCTATTTTGGCTTCAAATAAGACGCAATTCTATAGAAACAAGCTTGAGTTTACTTTTTCTAGTACAAGGTGGCTTACAGCAGACGAAATATCGTCTAGCAATGATTTAGGAGACAGAAATGCATTAGGTTTTCATATCCCTAAGCGATTTGACAAAGTCTTACCTATTGACACGTGTTATCTGCAAGACGACCCATCAAATGACATAAGACGTTTCTTTGATGAATACGCTAGAAATAGCAACGAAGCATTCTATAACCATGTAAGGCATGAAGGTTTTTTCAGAACCTTAATGATAAGAACATCTTCTACAGGTGATGTGATGGTGGTGGTTCAGTTTGCTAAAGATGACAAAGAGCTTATAGAAGCTTGTTTGAGTGCTTTCGTTGAGAAATTTCCAGACATTACTTCTGTTAATTACTTCATCAACCAGAAGAAAAACGACAGTTACCAAGATTTAGAATCCTTCTTCTTTTCAGGCAAACCATACATTGAAGAAGAGATGGAGGGTTTAAGGTTTAGAATAGGCGTAAAGTCTTTTTATCAAACCAACTCGGAACAAGCTTACGAACTTTATAAAGCTGCTCGTGAATTAGCTGAAATTGGCAAAGACGATGTAGTTTACGATTTATATACAGGAACAGGTACTATTGCCAATTTTGTAGCTCACCAAGCTAAGAAAGTAGTAGGCGTGGAGTATGTAGAAGATGCTATTAAAGACGCAAAGATTAATTCGGAGGTCAATGGCATAGAAAACACGGCTTTTTACGCAGGGAACATGAAGGACGTTCTAAATGACGCCTTCGTAGAGAAAGAAGGTTTACCTAGCGTTATTATTACTGACCCACCTAGGGCTGGAATGGATAAAGAAGTGATTGATACTTTATTGAGAATAGCTGCGGACAGAATTGTATACGTAAGTTGTAACGCAAGCACACAAGCTCGTGATGTAGCTTTATTGCTAGAAAAGTATGATGTTCAAGAAATTCAACCAGTTGATATGTTCCCACATACGCACCACGTTGAAAACATTGTTAAACTGAAATTAAGGTAG
- a CDS encoding SH3 domain-containing protein: MKRHLTKIFIVFFSIMTQSLDIQSQDLFQKKADSLFTEKNYGEASDLYLELLDKHSINRSNAYLKLAFISEQKGDFSKAIYFLSEYFNLNPSESTFTKINKMAEENSFSGYGRSDFNFLLLLYERFYLWICLVLFLIIGFSFYLLLLKKLRGEPTALRHKVSFVFLVLFGLFFLNVGGYYSQGIVKSEQVYIRQAPSSASKVVSNLTGGSRVNIIGEKDIWLRLLINGQIQFAKKSDFWIID, translated from the coding sequence ATGAAAAGACACCTAACAAAAATATTTATAGTTTTTTTCTCAATCATGACGCAAAGCCTTGATATTCAATCTCAAGACTTGTTTCAAAAAAAAGCAGATTCTTTGTTTACGGAAAAGAATTACGGGGAAGCGAGTGATTTATATCTCGAACTGTTGGATAAACATTCTATAAATAGAAGTAATGCCTACCTGAAATTGGCATTTATAAGCGAGCAAAAGGGAGATTTTTCAAAAGCAATTTACTTTTTGAGCGAATATTTCAACTTAAATCCCTCCGAGAGCACATTTACTAAAATAAATAAAATGGCTGAAGAGAATTCTTTTAGCGGCTATGGTAGAAGTGACTTTAACTTTTTGCTACTACTCTACGAGCGTTTTTATTTATGGATATGCTTAGTGTTGTTTCTAATCATTGGTTTTAGCTTTTATCTCCTTTTATTAAAAAAACTAAGAGGAGAGCCTACTGCTTTACGACATAAAGTAAGTTTTGTATTTCTTGTTTTGTTTGGTTTATTCTTTCTAAATGTAGGAGGCTACTACAGCCAAGGCATAGTTAAAAGCGAGCAGGTTTATATAAGACAAGCTCCCTCATCCGCTTCAAAGGTAGTTTCCAATTTAACAGGAGGTAGCCGGGTTAATATTATTGGCGAAAAGGATATCTGGCTGCGGCTATTAATTAACGGTCAAATACAATTTGCGAAAAAGAGCGATTTTTGGATAATTGACTAA